TCGTTGGGCATTCGCTGGGCGGGCCGGTAGCCGTTCGACTGGCGATGGATTACCCGGAGCAGGTAGGGGGGCTGGTTCTGGTTGCCCCTTCTATCGACCCCGATCTGGAGCGGGGAGAATGGTATCGCCCAATTGGAGCGGCTTTTCCGGTTCGGTACTTACTACCCACCGAACTGGACGTTAGTAACCGGGAGATTATGGCCCTAAAAGCGGAGCTTCAGGCGATGCGTCCGCTTTGGTCTACCATTCGTGTTCCCGTAACCGTCATCCAGGGAACGGAGGATGAGCTGGTATCTCCCGACAATGCCGCCTTTGCCCGAAGCATGTTGCAACAGGCTACGGTAACTATTCAGATGATTCCCGGCATGAATCATTTTATTCCCTGGCGTCGGCCCGATTTGATTCGGACCGCTATTCGCCAGCAACTCTCAACGAATCAATCCAATTTTTCAACCAATAAACAGCCATGAAACGACTCATTTTTTATTTGGCCATTGTCATTTTCGCATCGATTACTACTGCCTGGGCGCAGCAATCACCCGTTTTTGCCCCCGGTGGACAAGCGTTAAGAGGGTATGATCCAGTAGCTTACTTTATCGACGGGAAACCTGTACCGGGTGATTCCACTATTTCATATGCCTATCAGGGAGCAACCTGGTATTTTGCTAGCGCCAAGAATCGGGATATGTTTAAAGCTGATCCCGAAAAGTACGCTCCTCAATACGGCGGCTATTGCGCCTATGGTACATCGCAGGGCCATAAAGCCCCGACAGAACCCGACGCCTGGACAATCGACAACGGAAAGCTATACTTCAACTATAATAAAAAGGTACAGACTCTATGGAATAAAGATCGAGCGGGCCATATTCAGAAAGCGGATACGAACTGGCCTTTACTAAAAGACAAGGATAGCCACTAGCTTCTTGTTCGTAGTCGGTATAGCCACTATCACCATACAGTAAACTGCCAGGTGGTAGATCAATTGGCATGGCTTGCAAGCTTGTCGCGTCATGAAAGCTGCCCGCACGGCCATAGTAGTCAACGGGTAAGCCGTCTGCATCAACAATTAGGGTGATTTTGAAACCATAGACCGGGGCCGCCGGGGCAGTCATCGAAAAAACAGTAAATTGCTATGGCTTTGTCAGGCATGGGGATGATCGTTTTAGAACCTCAGAGACGCTAAAAACTCTCCCCAGACTGGGGGGCAAATGATCTCGCAACTTGAGTTATTGATAAGTAAAATCATAGATGCCTATCGTCTTTATCACGAATAGTTTTGTACTCTTGGATAACTATTCGGCCGAATGAAGTGGCTGAGTGATTTATTTGTAAACTGTCATGACGTTCATAAACATCCGAATTGTACTTTTTTGCCTTCTCTCTGCATCGCTATTTGCGCAGACCAGCCACGTTCCCGATACGCAGATGCAGCGCGTCTACGATGAGGTTAAAACCCCGTTCAAATATGGGCTGGTGATGACCCCCGCCGACAATGAGCATAAAATGGACTGCCCGACAATCTTTCAGAAAGCCAACCAGTGGTACATGACCTACCTGATCTATGACGGTCGCGGCTACGAGACCTGGCTGGCCAAAAGCAAAGACCTGCTGCATTGGGATACCCTCGGTCGGCTTATGTCGTTTTCGGATACAACCAAAACCACTCGTTGGGACGCTAACCAGAAGGCAGGCTATAACGCGTTGCAGGACCTGCAATGGGGGGGGAGTTATGCGCTGGACCGATACAACGGCAATTACTGGATGTCGTACATTGGCGGCAACGGCAAAGGGTACGAAGCAGGCGACCTGTCGATTGGCATTGCCTATACATCGGATGATCCCACAAAAGCGCATGAATGGCAACGGAAGCCTAAACCCGTATTGACCGCTAAAGACCCGGATACGCGCTGGTGGGAGAATCGGAAGCTGTACAAAAGCACGATCATAGACGATAAGCAGAGGAAAACGGGCCACCGATTTGTGATGTACTACAACGCCAACGGCGATACGACTGGAGTGCCGAAAACACGCTGGTATGAACGCATCGGTATGGCCGTTTCCGACGATATGCTGAACTGGCAACGATTCTATAAAGAACCGGTGCTGATGCATTCGGCGGGAATTACGGGTGATGCGGTAATCCAAAAAATGGGTGACCTGTACGTTATGTTCTATTTCGGAGCGTTCTGGGAGGATCGAAAGGGAGCGTTCAACCGCTTTGCCGTATCGACTGATCTCGTCAACTGGACCGACTGGACAGGGGCTAATTTGATTGAGCCGTCAGAGCCGTATGATGACCTATACGCCCACAAGTCATTCGTGGTCAAACATAAAGGCACTGTCTATCACTTCTATTGTGCTGTCAACAAAGCTGATCAGCGTGGTATTGCCGTGGCTACGTCTGTCGATTTGGGGAAAAGTAACAAACAGTTTGTCGCGGCCCCTCCGAAGAAGAAGCTATGATGCGCAATCGGTTTTGTGGTGTCATCTTCTTTCATCTGACACCACAAAACCGATTGGCAGAGGGTTCTGAAAAACTGCATTTGTTGATTAGTAGTAACCAACAGTACTTGAATAGTTTTGCCATAAGATGCTGTTTGGGTAATTTCCCGATCCAGCTAAAGTCCCTTCTACTATCCATCGTTATTTATGGATAAAGCCCTTATTGTCAATAGATTGATTGCTAAGTGATGTGCGGCCGAGGACTGCCTCCCCATCATGATAGTCTTCTAAGCGGGCCTTAAATAAGCCCCCCAAAATACTGTAAATAACGCTGCCCCTGAAAATACCAGTTACCGTGAATTTTTTTCCGAAGATTCATGAAGGCTAGCCCTTACGCACGCTTAGGATACGCATCGTTCATGGGCAACAGATGATCGTTGTCTGGATACTGCTAATTAATTAGGTATTCTGAAGAGTTACAAATCAGGGGATTATGTTTTTTCATGGTTCGACTGCGATACAATTGCGAACCAACGGTGCGAAGAATTGGCAAAAAGCGCTATTTTGCCGATGAACCCCGTGTACAGAACATGACCCTTCCCGAACAGACTCCTGTAGAACCCAACCTATCTACTGAACCGGAGATTCAGGATAAACTTCGCGAATTAACAGCCCAGAGCTGGAACCTGGAACTGATTGTTTCAGGGGCCGCTATGTTTGCCACGCTCAGCCTGCCCGATCTATTGGAAAGTGCGCTGACCTATTATCGGTATAACCTGATGACCGATGCCGATTTAATTCATGAGATGATGCCCGCCGAAATGTTTGGGATCATGAAAGGGGCTTGTTATGTATTATTTGGGGCGTTTCTGGCCAACTTTGTTATGCGGGCTTTCTGGATCGGACTAGTGGGTTTGCTGGCTGTTTATCCAGATGGTATTCGGTATGATCGCATTTATAAGCTGAGTCGGTATGCCCAACAACGATTGGCTGGCGAAATGGGTACGTTATCCGATTACATCATCCGGCTAGATAAGCGATGCAACGTTGTTTTTGCGCTAGCCTTCAGTTTGGTATTTTTCTTATTTGGCATTGCCGGCTTTTACGCCATTTTTGTCCTGGTTGAGGCTAGTCTGCAACTGCTGGTACCTGATTACTTGTATGAAACCGTTCGTACAGTAGTAGGCTGGTCACTGGCGTCTTTTGTGTCAGTATTCTTCATTAGCTATACGATCCTTAATTTACCCCGGTTTCGTAATGATGACCGATTCGCGCCGATTGCCTTTCGAATGAGTGAAGGATTTTCCATTGTATTCCTGGGCCTATACCGACCAGCGCAATACATCAGCCTTACGTTTACCAGCCAGATTCCGCAGAATATCCTGCAAAAACGATATGTATGGATAATCGGGCTGGGTTTACTGATAGAGATACTATTTATGACAGGCCAACTTGTTCAGGTCAGGAATGCAACCGACGTGTTCGATAGTCGGTCGTTTATGTCGACGCGCGATCCAAACCAACTGGTTGATGCAAATGCATTCGATAATTTACGAACAGCGGATCAACTGATCGATCAGGCCAGTATCCAGTCCGACGTAATTCGTGAGCCCTATCTTCGCTTGTTTCTCAGCTACCCCAAACTGCTGGATAGCGAGCTGACGAAGCGATTCAAAGAACCCCAATGGCCGGATAGTCTGTCAAAGAAAGAAAAACGCGAGAAGCGGGCAGCCTGGTATCTGAAATCACTGGAGTCGTATTTTGGGGTCTATGTGAATGACTCGCTTTACCGGGCTCCGGGTTTCCTGTTCACCCAACGCGCCGACAACGGGCAACGCGGACTGACTACTGTTTTAGTGACTAGTGGGTTGAAGGCTGGCCGCAATCTGCTTCGCATTACCGTACCCGATTCGGTCAATAAACCCCAGCCGTATTACCAGATTCCGTTCTGGTACATTCCTGAAAACTAAAGAGTCGTTGGTTATGGACCATCTACGAGCAGGACCCGCAGCTATAAACTGTAAACTGCTCTTCTGCTTGTCCGCGATTGTAGCGCGGACAGACTCCCCCTTTATAGCCTTCTCAAACACGCTAACATCCTATAATGGCTTGTGAAAATAGCATATTCCGTAGCGGTTTATTTCAATTAATTTTGAATTTTCCCTCGATACGGCCCGTTTCGATATGTTTTATAGTGCATGAACTCACTTCATAAACGTTGTTTCATCCTAATCTGTTTATGGCTACTGACCTGTCTGACTGCCTATTGGGCGGAGGCTCAGTCCGCTAAAGTGCTGACAACCGATAGACTGAAGCAATACGTCAGCTATTTCAATATAGTCGATCAGGAGGAAGCGGTCAAAAATTACGTGCCTAACGATCAGTCATTCGATTGGCTGGCAAAAAATATTCCCCTGTTCGACTGCCCGGATTCAACCCTGAATACGATCTATTATTATCGTTGGTGGGCGTTTCGGAAACACCTGAAAGAAACGCCGGAAGGGTTCATTTTTACGGAGTTCATCACCAAAATGAACCATGCGGGAAAGTATAACGCCATCAGCAGTGCCCTTGGCCATCATATTTACGAAGGGCGCTGGCTACATACGCCAACGTACATCGACGGCTATATTTCGTTCTGGTTGTACGTCGATCCTAAACATACGGTGCAGCGGTTCCACGCATTCAGCAGTTGGGTCGATGATGCTGTGTATAATCGGTATCTGGTCAACCTCGACAAATCCTTTATTCAGAAAAACCTGCTGACACTCGATGCCGATTATCGGAAATGGCAGCAGGAAAAACAGTTGCCCAGCGGCCTGTTCTGGCAGTTCGATGTACGCGATGCGATGGAAGAATCCATCAGTGGTTCGCGGAAAGACAAAAATCGTCGCCCAACCATCAATAGCTATATGTATGGCAATGCCAAAGCCCTGGCAGCTATGGCTGCGCTGGTTAAAAACGATACGCTTCAGCGTCGTTACGAGCAACAGGCCGTTGAACTGAAAAAGCTGACGCTCGATAGCCTGTGGAATAAAGCGGCTCATTTTTTCGAGGTCAGGCATCCGAACGGAGCTTTTGCCAACGCGCGTGAGGCTATCGGCTTTATTCCCTGGTATTTTAATTTGCCCGACGATACACCTGAGTATGCCCAACAATGGGACCAGTTAACGGATACAACCGGCTTCGATGCCCCCTGGGGAATCACGACTGCCGAACGCAGGCATCCAGGATTTCGTACGCATGGGTCGGGGCATGGATGCGAATGGGATGGGGCGGTCTGGCCATTTGCAACTACGCAAACGCTGAAAGGACTGTCGAACCTGCTGACGGATTATAAAAATCAGGGCCGCATGAACAAGGCTGTGTTTTACAACGAACTGGTGAAATATGCCCATTCACATACCATGAACGGGATGGTTTATCTGGGTGAGTATCAGGATGAAAAGACAGGAGAGTGGCTGAAAGGCGATAACCCCCGAAGTAAATTCTATAACCATTCGGGCTTTGCTGATCTGATCATCAACGATTTGATCGGTCTAAAGCCCCGCGCCGATAACGTCCTGGAAATTCACCCCCTGATTCCTGAGGGCAAATGGGACTGGTTTTGTTTGGATAACGTACTCTATCATGGAAAGATACTGACTATTTTGTACGACAAAACCGGGAGACATTACGGAAAAGGTAAGGGGTTCATAGTCCTTTCGAACGGAAAACAAGTATTTAAAAGCAATACGCTGGCTCCTGTGGCGGTCCGAACATTTTGAAAGCCCTACATGAGAAAGAATATATCGCTAGACACCCTTACTTTGGCATTCCGATTGCGTTGGGATGCCAGAAAAAACTATGAAAAACTTACCCCTGATCGACCTTGGTGTTATTGCTGCGTACCTCGTAGCCATGGTGCTGGTGGGCGTGTATTTCTCCCGAAAAAACAAGAATGCTGACCAGTTTACTACGGCGTCTGGATTGATTCCCGGCTGGGCAACGGGCTTGTCGATCTACGCGACGTTTTTGAGTAGCAATACGTTTCTGGGTGTGCCGGGCAAAGCCTTTGGGGGTAACTGGAATTCGTTTGTATTCAGTTTGTCCATGCCATTGGCGGCTTTTGTGGCCTCCCGGTATTTTATTCCGTTTTATCGTCGTTCGGGCGAAGTGTCGGCCTATACGCATTTCGAGCATCGGTTTGGTTCATGGGCGCGAACCTATGCCGTCGTCTGTTTCCTGCTGACCCAACTGGCACGTATGGGATCTATCTTTCTGGGTATTGCGCTGAGTTTACAGGCGCTGACGGGGTATTCGATGCAGACCATTATGGTGGTGATGGGCGTTTGTATCATCATTTATACCGTGATGGGTGGAATGGAAGCCGTGATCTGGACCGAAGTTGTGCAGGGGGTAATCAAAACGTTTGGGGCTTTGCTGATTATGTACCTCATTGTGCGGGCTATGCCGGGGGGCGTTTCTTCCATTATCGAGATCGGTAAAGCGCACGATAAATTCAGTCTGGGTAGTCTCTCGCCCGATTTTACGCAATCGACATTCTGGGTCGTCCTGTTCTATGGTTTCTTCATTAACCTGAACAATTTTGGCATGGACCAGAATTACATCCAGCGCTACCATACAACTGCATCGGAGAAAGAAGCGTCGAAATCGCTTTGGCTCTGCGTTTGGTTGTATGTACCGGCCTCGCTGCTGTTTTTTATCATTGGTGCCTGCCTGTTTGGCTATTATCAGCAGTATCCTCAGCTCCTTGACGTCATCCGGCATAATGTTGCACTCGAACGATTACCGGCTGGCGCATCGGCTGCTGAAGTGAACCAGTTGGCATCGACGCTGCAACCTGCCGACTATGGCGATAAGGTGATGCCTAATTTCATGGTTACCAATGTGCCCGTTGGCCTGATGGGACTCATTATTTCGGCCATACTGTCGGCAGCTATGAGTACCATTAGTTCAGGTATGAATGCATCGGCCACCGTCTTTACCGAAGATATTTATAAGCGGTACATCAATCCGAATCCATCGAGCCAGAAACAGCTGCGGTTGTTACACATTTCTACGGTTGTGGTGGGTGTCTTTGGCTTGACCGCCGGACTGGCTATGATCGGTGTGAAAAGCATTCTGGATACCTGGTGGACGCTATCGGGTATTTTTGCGGCTGGTATGCTGGGACTCTTTCTGCTGGGGCTAATTAGTCGACAAACGAAGAGCCCGGAGGCCTTGATTGCCGTCGTTATCGGTGTACTCGTCATTGTCTGGCTGACCTTTTCGCCCAAACTACCCGACGAGTACGGATACCTCCGCAATCCATTACACAGCAACATGATTATTGTTGTCGGTACGCTCACTATTTTCCTGGTGGGAATTGTACTGACTAAACTTAAAGGCCGACCTTCGGAGCAAACCCAAGAGGCCAGTGTATTTTCCAATGACTAACAAAACTTCGCAAAAGGGCTTTATCCCTGTAATGCTCACGCCATTCACAGACAGTGGCGCCATTGATTTCGACACGCTTACCCGACTGACGGAACTCTATTTACAAGCCGGTGCTGCCGGATTGTTTGCCAATTGCCTGTCGAGCGAAATGTTTGAACTAACTGAGGCCGAGCGGCTTCAGATTATCGAACACGTCATCAAGGTAACCAATGGGAGGGTTCCTGTCGTAGCTACGGGTACATTTGGTGGACCTATTGCTCAGCAAGCTGATTTTGTGAAGCAGGTAGCCGATAAAGGTACGGATGCCGTTATCCTGATTACGGGCCTGCTGGCCGAACAAACGGAATCAGATGATGTGTTCAATGAGCGTGTTTTTCAATTGCTGGAGCAAACGGCTACGGTGCCGGTTGGCTTTTACGAGTGTCCGGTACCGTATAAGCGCCTGATTTCGCCTGAGCAGTTGAAGCTGTTTGTCGATACAGGCAGGGTGATTTACCATAAAGATACCTGCCTGGACATCGATCAGATCCGGGAGAAGATACGACTGGCCAACCGACCTGGTTTCGGGTTGTACGATGCCTATATGGTTCATGCCGTGGAGTCGCTCAAGGCCGGTTCGGCAGGACTTTCCTGCATTCAGGGCAACTTCTTCCCTGAACTGATTGTCTGGTTGTGCCAGCATTATAATCACACGGATTTACAGCAGGAAGTAGGGGAGGTGCAGCAGTTCCTGATTGACAGTATGGATGTGATTCACAACGTGTACCCAACCGTGTCGAAATATTTCCTGCAACTGCGCGGCTTCAACATGTCGACCTATACCCGTCGTGAGGTAGGCACGTTTACGCCCGAAATCGCTAAACAGGTGGAAGGCTTATTGGCCGATTATACCCACTTGCAGGATAAACTGGCGCTGGAGGTTTTGTAGGTATTCAGGCAATTCAGTTTTCTAGATTCAGACCATTCATATTGGCAAAATGCCTTGTATTACGGGAAATTAAAATTAAGCCGTTCACAAGGGCTGTGGAGCCAATTAACAGGTCGAAATATTAACTGTGCGCCCGATGCGTCTTAAGGCTGCTTTTTGTATGGCGTATTCGGGCTGCACTTCACGGATCGGCAAAATGCGCCCCTGGAAAAGGTCTTGAAGATTAGCTAAATTATCCCGTTTCTTCTCCTGACCAACCTCCGACTACCCGTTCTAATAACTGTAGAGCTTCGGCTTCGCTCAAGTCTTTATTGACATGTGCTTCTTCAGTATGAAGGCCTAACCGATCCGCCAACCCTTTAAATAGGGCGAAATCGGTTTCACTTCGGGTTTCAATGGTGATGATGTAAGTCGTAGAGAAGAAAGTAAAGTCTATACAGGCATCAGTATAATCAGTGAGATAACTGTATGGTTCACGTTAAGATAACAGATTAGTAGTCTCGTTACAAACAGAAAAGGTGATTTGTCTGAAAGCCATGTCAGGGATAGGTCAGCGCTACAGACCGAATCAGGCTGTGCGTATGCGGAGGCCCTGACACGCTGATGCCGATACGGGGGGCACGGTCCCAACGGGGCAGAAAGGAGCCGTTGACGGGTTCGGTTGTTATCTGTTGCGACTTTCCGCCTGAGGTTTGAAAGCTACAGGTATAGTATTGCCCAACATGGCTGTGTACCTGCAAGGTAATGTCCGATACGTTTTCGGTTAACCGATGGTTTTTCAGTACCTGTCGAACGCCGTCTTTCACCTGCCACAATTCGAGCGAATCGTTGCGAATGCCAAAACCCAGCGAATTATTCGCATCGCCATACACACAAATGCTTTGGAGGATATGGGGTTGCGGGGCTATGTCGGCCGAAAACGTATACGTGCCTTTTTGAATGACCAGCCCCAGAAAACTTCCCGTCGGGCTGGTCGATACGGTAGAAAGCTGTAGTTGGCCAGCCTGAATCGTAGTCGGTGGTTCGGACTGGCTGACATCCCAAACCCAGGGAAGAGCAGCGCTTGGGTTGGTAAAGTGAACGGTTTGCGGAGAAATAGGTTTCTGGGAAGCGCCACCAAAGGCTTCGGCCTGTGCCGGAACGGCAGTACCATACCGAAAGGTGGGCCACTGCGTTTTGTCGTTCCAGACCAGTTCGCTCAACACACCCTGACGGCCGGTAAACGTAAAGTCTGTTCCGTTATACGCATGGTGCAGATAGACATACCGATTATCGGGCGTGGTCACTACCGTCCCATGACCAGGGCATTTCCAGGTATCGTCACTGACCAGAACCGGATTGCCGGAAAACTTCTCCCAGGGGCCACGTAGGTTCTGGGCACGGGCCAGACCAACCTGATAGTTACAACCTGTACCACAGCATGCATTCCCTGAATAGGTCATGTAGTAATACGTACCCCGTTTGAAAATAGCCTGGCCTTCCATGCCGCCCGCTTCCCAACCCGAACGGTCGGCCGTTAATAAGGAAAAGTGCTGGCCGATTACCTTTAAGCCATCGGTCGATAATTCCGCGCCCAACAATTCGATGGATTTGCCCTTATCGAGGCCGTAGGCTTTCCAGGTAATATAGGGTTTACCCGCTTCTTCAATTATAAATGGGTCAATAGCTTCGCTTGTCCATTCCAGCAGCAGGCCATGATCGGTAAAGCCACTGCGCAGGTCATGGGAAGTAGCTACGCCTATGAACGAATGCTTGTCCGACTTCCGGCGGGCCGTATAATATACATAATAGGTGCCCTGTCGGTAAATCAGTTCGGGCGCCCAGAAACTGCCCATGGTCCAGGCCGGGAGTTTCTGGAAAACAGGGCCAACGTACGTCCAGTTGACCAGGTCTTTTGACGTATAGATTGGAAAAGCGGGCCCCCACTCCGACGAGGTGCCAACGGCATAATACGTATCTCCAACGCGAATGATGGATGGGTCGGCAAAATCGCCCGGAATAACCGGATTCCGGTACGTAGTCGTTATTGCCGATGGTTTTGTGGACTGAGCCAGGCTATGGACCGTAATCAGCAAACACAGCAAGATTCGTACGAAAAGGGAAGGCATAGATGGGTTTAAGAAATGCAGCTTTGTTAGGCAACCGCCATACGGCCTTTTTTCAAATACTGGCGTTTATATTCCAGGGGCGTCAGGCCGGTAACTTTCTTGAAATGACGGTAAAAATTCGACACGTTGTTGAAGCCGCAGTCAAAGCAGATTACTTCGGTCGGTACTTTATCTTCAATCAGTGCCCGGCAGGCATGACTGATACGTATTTCAATCAGAAAATCATAGTACGTTTTATTGGTCATCAGCTTAAAATAGCGGCAAAACGAAGTGACACTTAAATTGCTGATGGCCGAAATTTCATCCAGGGTAATGTCTTTCCGGTAGTTGGTGAGTGTGTAGTTGCACACTTTATTTAGCCGGAGCGTATCGGTTTCGTTCGATTGGTAAAAGGCAGCCTGACCATTTACAATCGGTTCGTATTCTTCGGTTTCGGCCAACGTTTTCAGGATCGAAAACAAAATCAGAATTTTATCCAGATTCGTAGCGTCGACGGCCCGTTGCATCAGTTCGGCCAGTTTGGTATTCGCTTTTCCATTGATCACCATGCCACTTTTTGCCTTTTCAAAAAGCCGGGGCAGCAGGTAGGCCTCGGGCAGTTTCAGTAGATGCTCACCCAGGCAGTTGGGCAAAAAGTGAATGACGATGATTTCAATATGCCGATCGGGATCGTTTTGAAAATACTCGTCACTGCTCCGCCAGGTATGCGGTAAGTTTTCGCCGACCAGCACAATCTCACCCGGTGAAAAGTTGCTGATCTTATCCCCGATAAATCGTACCCCTTCACCCTTGATAATATAGTGTAGTTCGAGTTCAGGGTGGTAATGCCAGATGTTCTTGAAATGCGGTAAAACGTCGTGCCGAACCGTGTACGACGTTTCGAGATTAGCCGTTACTTTTCGAAATAGAGGTTTCATGGCAAAAGAAGTCGCTTCGGTATATAGGTTGACAGGAACCTGATTACAAACCTAAACGAAATAATCCAAATTATTCCTATTTTCTCTATGATAATTTCCTACAATAAATTGGCAAAAAAATGCAGTTGTTACCCCTAATCGTAGCCTATTTTTGTATCGTGTTATAGAAAAGTATTGTTTAATCGTGGTTTTGCCAGTTTCTACAACTCCTCCCATGAAGGATTTTGCTCAGCCAGGT
This window of the Spirosoma aerolatum genome carries:
- a CDS encoding glycoside hydrolase family 43 protein, with product MPSLFVRILLCLLITVHSLAQSTKPSAITTTYRNPVIPGDFADPSIIRVGDTYYAVGTSSEWGPAFPIYTSKDLVNWTYVGPVFQKLPAWTMGSFWAPELIYRQGTYYVYYTARRKSDKHSFIGVATSHDLRSGFTDHGLLLEWTSEAIDPFIIEEAGKPYITWKAYGLDKGKSIELLGAELSTDGLKVIGQHFSLLTADRSGWEAGGMEGQAIFKRGTYYYMTYSGNACCGTGCNYQVGLARAQNLRGPWEKFSGNPVLVSDDTWKCPGHGTVVTTPDNRYVYLHHAYNGTDFTFTGRQGVLSELVWNDKTQWPTFRYGTAVPAQAEAFGGASQKPISPQTVHFTNPSAALPWVWDVSQSEPPTTIQAGQLQLSTVSTSPTGSFLGLVIQKGTYTFSADIAPQPHILQSICVYGDANNSLGFGIRNDSLELWQVKDGVRQVLKNHRLTENVSDITLQVHSHVGQYYTCSFQTSGGKSQQITTEPVNGSFLPRWDRAPRIGISVSGPPHTHSLIRSVALTYP
- a CDS encoding alpha/beta fold hydrolase; its protein translation is MIRFLRGWTTAFRWRIGLVLLVLIIVLLPQCMSIRMSDKAIAQYFANRSVKPTFGTVSNNGHTVHYARIGADSLPTVLFIHGSPGSWDAFIGFFTDSSLYNHAQLISVDRPGFGKSELGRPEKSLQAQAAAIAPLLRQKPATPKPIVVGHSLGGPVAVRLAMDYPEQVGGLVLVAPSIDPDLERGEWYRPIGAAFPVRYLLPTELDVSNREIMALKAELQAMRPLWSTIRVPVTVIQGTEDELVSPDNAAFARSMLQQATVTIQMIPGMNHFIPWRRPDLIRTAIRQQLSTNQSNFSTNKQP
- a CDS encoding MGH1-like glycoside hydrolase domain-containing protein, whose translation is MNSLHKRCFILICLWLLTCLTAYWAEAQSAKVLTTDRLKQYVSYFNIVDQEEAVKNYVPNDQSFDWLAKNIPLFDCPDSTLNTIYYYRWWAFRKHLKETPEGFIFTEFITKMNHAGKYNAISSALGHHIYEGRWLHTPTYIDGYISFWLYVDPKHTVQRFHAFSSWVDDAVYNRYLVNLDKSFIQKNLLTLDADYRKWQQEKQLPSGLFWQFDVRDAMEESISGSRKDKNRRPTINSYMYGNAKALAAMAALVKNDTLQRRYEQQAVELKKLTLDSLWNKAAHFFEVRHPNGAFANAREAIGFIPWYFNLPDDTPEYAQQWDQLTDTTGFDAPWGITTAERRHPGFRTHGSGHGCEWDGAVWPFATTQTLKGLSNLLTDYKNQGRMNKAVFYNELVKYAHSHTMNGMVYLGEYQDEKTGEWLKGDNPRSKFYNHSGFADLIINDLIGLKPRADNVLEIHPLIPEGKWDWFCLDNVLYHGKILTILYDKTGRHYGKGKGFIVLSNGKQVFKSNTLAPVAVRTF
- a CDS encoding glycoside hydrolase family protein; its protein translation is MTFINIRIVLFCLLSASLFAQTSHVPDTQMQRVYDEVKTPFKYGLVMTPADNEHKMDCPTIFQKANQWYMTYLIYDGRGYETWLAKSKDLLHWDTLGRLMSFSDTTKTTRWDANQKAGYNALQDLQWGGSYALDRYNGNYWMSYIGGNGKGYEAGDLSIGIAYTSDDPTKAHEWQRKPKPVLTAKDPDTRWWENRKLYKSTIIDDKQRKTGHRFVMYYNANGDTTGVPKTRWYERIGMAVSDDMLNWQRFYKEPVLMHSAGITGDAVIQKMGDLYVMFYFGAFWEDRKGAFNRFAVSTDLVNWTDWTGANLIEPSEPYDDLYAHKSFVVKHKGTVYHFYCAVNKADQRGIAVATSVDLGKSNKQFVAAPPKKKL
- a CDS encoding dihydrodipicolinate synthase family protein, with the translated sequence MTNKTSQKGFIPVMLTPFTDSGAIDFDTLTRLTELYLQAGAAGLFANCLSSEMFELTEAERLQIIEHVIKVTNGRVPVVATGTFGGPIAQQADFVKQVADKGTDAVILITGLLAEQTESDDVFNERVFQLLEQTATVPVGFYECPVPYKRLISPEQLKLFVDTGRVIYHKDTCLDIDQIREKIRLANRPGFGLYDAYMVHAVESLKAGSAGLSCIQGNFFPELIVWLCQHYNHTDLQQEVGEVQQFLIDSMDVIHNVYPTVSKYFLQLRGFNMSTYTRREVGTFTPEIAKQVEGLLADYTHLQDKLALEVL
- a CDS encoding sodium:solute symporter, which gives rise to MKNLPLIDLGVIAAYLVAMVLVGVYFSRKNKNADQFTTASGLIPGWATGLSIYATFLSSNTFLGVPGKAFGGNWNSFVFSLSMPLAAFVASRYFIPFYRRSGEVSAYTHFEHRFGSWARTYAVVCFLLTQLARMGSIFLGIALSLQALTGYSMQTIMVVMGVCIIIYTVMGGMEAVIWTEVVQGVIKTFGALLIMYLIVRAMPGGVSSIIEIGKAHDKFSLGSLSPDFTQSTFWVVLFYGFFINLNNFGMDQNYIQRYHTTASEKEASKSLWLCVWLYVPASLLFFIIGACLFGYYQQYPQLLDVIRHNVALERLPAGASAAEVNQLASTLQPADYGDKVMPNFMVTNVPVGLMGLIISAILSAAMSTISSGMNASATVFTEDIYKRYINPNPSSQKQLRLLHISTVVVGVFGLTAGLAMIGVKSILDTWWTLSGIFAAGMLGLFLLGLISRQTKSPEALIAVVIGVLVIVWLTFSPKLPDEYGYLRNPLHSNMIIVVGTLTIFLVGIVLTKLKGRPSEQTQEASVFSND
- a CDS encoding AraC family transcriptional regulator, with translation MKPLFRKVTANLETSYTVRHDVLPHFKNIWHYHPELELHYIIKGEGVRFIGDKISNFSPGEIVLVGENLPHTWRSSDEYFQNDPDRHIEIIVIHFLPNCLGEHLLKLPEAYLLPRLFEKAKSGMVINGKANTKLAELMQRAVDATNLDKILILFSILKTLAETEEYEPIVNGQAAFYQSNETDTLRLNKVCNYTLTNYRKDITLDEISAISNLSVTSFCRYFKLMTNKTYYDFLIEIRISHACRALIEDKVPTEVICFDCGFNNVSNFYRHFKKVTGLTPLEYKRQYLKKGRMAVA
- a CDS encoding YHS domain-containing (seleno)protein, giving the protein MKRLIFYLAIVIFASITTAWAQQSPVFAPGGQALRGYDPVAYFIDGKPVPGDSTISYAYQGATWYFASAKNRDMFKADPEKYAPQYGGYCAYGTSQGHKAPTEPDAWTIDNGKLYFNYNKKVQTLWNKDRAGHIQKADTNWPLLKDKDSH